Proteins encoded together in one Planctopirus ephydatiae window:
- the flgC gene encoding flagellar basal body rod protein FlgC, producing the protein MFHTLDISTSGLIAQRTRMDTIAGNIANVNTTQNEEGKIAPFQRRLVMMQPTSVGTTSPTGSQGVASTVEIDTVSPPRMAYEPGHPHANAEGKVLYPNINVVTEFVNAMEASRAYEANVTTMEVTKDMIQNTFRLLG; encoded by the coding sequence ATGTTCCATACTCTTGATATCAGTACCAGCGGTTTGATTGCCCAGCGAACACGAATGGATACGATAGCTGGCAATATCGCTAACGTGAATACGACACAGAATGAAGAGGGGAAGATTGCTCCTTTTCAAAGACGGCTCGTCATGATGCAGCCAACTTCTGTCGGCACGACCAGTCCCACTGGTAGCCAGGGGGTAGCATCAACGGTCGAGATTGATACCGTCTCGCCGCCGCGGATGGCGTATGAACCAGGGCATCCCCATGCCAATGCGGAGGGAAAAGTCCTTTATCCGAACATCAACGTCGTGACAGAATTCGTAAACGCCATGGAAGCCAGCCGCGCTTATGAAGCGAACGTCACGACGATGGAAGTTACCAAAGATATGATCCAGAACACTTTTCGGTTATTAGGTTAA
- a CDS encoding sigma-54-dependent transcriptional regulator — translation MNPDIIPFPRRVAAPVDSSISVLVVTNDPSIGDRLAADVQTAGFHLKRCATVDAAVQILSTVPSDICIVGPLGLQDSVAQLAGQISQRGWATQLLQVASHPGEFAQHSTVAGVEHLTWPVNSTVFYQLVSGAAQRGRLSSENRRLKRQISNRNLRDMVGHSPAMQTFRQQIQHAAEQAGSVLIVAEPGAGATIAAQSIHEASRRGSRPFIRVDCHVLSVEALEVELFGAPCPPQEDGRQHLPGRIHQAEGGTIYLDGIDNLAIPAQRRLLNLVRQQRREHPITGEPIRADVRIMASTSIRLTQLVSRNLFRADLAEALQDYVVEVPALRERPEDIATLAEHFLHRVSVREGRPPRMLTVEAIDRLRQWKWPGNIRELENVIDRACSIDCSHKLTADMIEPWIQKPLAQEEEDIVPGLTLAEMERKLIESTFTRFEGNREKTARALQIGIRTLSGKLREYGYPPRGGPGSNRIAAPAETVETVEPMISTFETRAA, via the coding sequence ATGAATCCCGACATCATTCCATTCCCACGGCGTGTGGCTGCTCCTGTCGACAGCTCGATCAGCGTGCTGGTCGTAACGAATGATCCTTCGATCGGCGACCGTCTCGCGGCCGACGTTCAAACAGCAGGCTTCCACCTGAAGCGCTGTGCGACCGTCGATGCAGCCGTGCAGATTCTGTCGACTGTCCCTTCGGACATCTGTATCGTCGGACCACTTGGCCTACAGGATTCTGTTGCCCAACTGGCTGGCCAGATCTCTCAACGAGGCTGGGCAACTCAGTTGCTCCAGGTGGCTTCTCACCCCGGCGAGTTCGCACAGCACTCCACAGTGGCTGGTGTCGAACACCTGACCTGGCCTGTCAACTCGACAGTCTTCTATCAGCTTGTCTCGGGTGCTGCCCAGCGTGGCCGCCTCAGTTCAGAAAACCGCCGGCTGAAGCGTCAGATTTCCAATCGAAATCTGCGCGATATGGTGGGCCACAGCCCTGCCATGCAGACCTTCCGCCAGCAGATTCAGCATGCCGCCGAGCAGGCCGGTTCAGTACTGATTGTGGCTGAACCTGGTGCCGGTGCAACGATTGCTGCTCAATCGATTCACGAAGCCAGTCGACGTGGCTCCCGCCCATTCATCCGCGTCGATTGCCATGTCCTTTCAGTCGAAGCTCTCGAAGTGGAACTCTTTGGTGCACCCTGCCCACCACAAGAAGATGGTCGCCAGCACCTGCCGGGCCGTATCCATCAGGCCGAAGGCGGAACAATTTACCTTGACGGGATTGATAACCTCGCCATTCCTGCTCAGCGGCGATTGCTGAACCTCGTACGCCAGCAAAGACGCGAGCACCCGATCACTGGCGAACCCATTCGGGCCGATGTGCGGATCATGGCCTCGACTTCCATCCGGTTGACACAACTCGTCAGCCGCAATCTCTTCCGGGCTGATCTGGCGGAAGCTCTGCAGGATTATGTTGTCGAAGTTCCCGCCCTTCGTGAACGACCCGAAGACATCGCCACACTGGCTGAACACTTCCTGCACCGTGTTTCCGTTCGCGAAGGCCGTCCCCCACGCATGCTGACTGTCGAAGCTATCGATCGATTGCGTCAGTGGAAATGGCCCGGCAACATCCGTGAACTCGAAAACGTGATTGACCGAGCCTGTTCAATCGACTGCAGCCACAAACTCACAGCCGATATGATCGAGCCCTGGATTCAAAAGCCACTGGCCCAGGAAGAAGAAGATATCGTGCCCGGCCTGACTCTGGCCGAAATGGAACGCAAGCTCATCGAATCGACCTTCACCCGCTTTGAAGGAAATCGCGAAAAGACAGCTCGTGCCCTCCAGATCGGCATTCGCACACTCTCAGGCAAGCTCCGTGAATACGGCTACCCACCACGAGGGGGGCCCGGCTCAAACCGCATTGCAGCACCGGCCGAGACAGTCGAAACTGTCGAGCCGATGATCAGCACGTTCGAAACCCGTGCTGCCTGA
- a CDS encoding VanZ family protein yields MKRLVTTISTITLILLLLYWPLMFFLTHRPVVPKIVPRLPDYVLHFTGYACLGFLFGVRHQILRRVTWQRFAIAMLIIATYAALDELTQPYFRRQADFWDWVADLAGAVVGWLIGVLLLSCFRRIRGYLRKHPRHSDQ; encoded by the coding sequence GTGAAGCGCTTGGTCACGACAATTTCGACAATTACGCTGATCCTGCTGCTTCTTTATTGGCCGCTGATGTTCTTCCTCACACACCGGCCCGTCGTACCGAAAATTGTACCGCGACTTCCCGATTATGTACTGCACTTCACCGGCTACGCCTGTCTGGGGTTTCTCTTTGGCGTCAGGCATCAGATTCTCAGACGCGTGACATGGCAGCGTTTTGCCATTGCCATGCTCATCATCGCGACCTACGCCGCTCTCGATGAACTGACACAGCCCTACTTCCGCCGCCAGGCAGATTTCTGGGATTGGGTCGCGGATCTTGCAGGTGCTGTGGTGGGGTGGTTGATAGGTGTTCTACTTCTATCATGCTTCCGCCGCATTCGAGGATATCTGCGCAAGCATCCACGACATAGTGATCAATAA
- a CDS encoding EF-hand domain-containing protein, which translates to MPGSTTMTRVAENGLRWGCCLLFVASFSWGNIAAAQEGEDRSARFWGMMDRDGDGVLSGEELDRVPGFLRGRLEESGVDLSRPVSREDFSGVMDQLRRQREESGGGFGGGPPGGFGGGPPGGFGGGPPGGFGGEGFGSRGSRGGDDRSEGGRDRDRGSDRGKKTEVPKYDFPRTLPDDYKPLDLDADNQISFAEWPRSRRTDFASYDHNGDGYITPAEIRLPAFVTKTADEIVSEAMAARIIGGTMSGSTVASNLSATSASSGATPGSEGRDRGSRDRGGRGGPPQAGSSSGEDAITVEAKGYFDRLDTNRNGSVDPDEWSVSRRLKPLFEKVGADLTKSLTLEEFTVSYRKTK; encoded by the coding sequence ATGCCCGGTTCCACCACAATGACCAGAGTTGCTGAAAACGGCCTTCGATGGGGCTGCTGTCTATTGTTTGTGGCCTCGTTTTCCTGGGGAAATATCGCTGCGGCACAGGAGGGCGAAGACCGCTCGGCTCGGTTCTGGGGCATGATGGATCGCGATGGCGATGGTGTGCTCTCCGGCGAGGAACTCGATCGCGTGCCTGGCTTTTTGCGAGGCCGCCTCGAAGAAAGTGGCGTTGATCTATCGCGCCCTGTCAGTCGGGAAGACTTCTCCGGAGTCATGGATCAACTGCGTCGGCAACGCGAAGAATCGGGTGGTGGATTCGGTGGTGGCCCTCCAGGTGGATTCGGCGGTGGCCCGCCTGGCGGATTTGGCGGCGGCCCACCAGGTGGTTTTGGTGGTGAAGGCTTTGGTAGCCGTGGCAGTCGCGGCGGTGATGATCGAAGTGAAGGCGGTCGCGACAGAGATCGCGGAAGTGACCGGGGCAAAAAAACGGAAGTTCCCAAGTACGATTTTCCCCGCACGTTGCCTGATGATTACAAACCCCTTGATCTGGATGCAGACAATCAGATTTCGTTTGCTGAGTGGCCACGCTCCCGCAGAACAGATTTCGCTTCCTATGACCATAACGGCGATGGGTACATCACTCCCGCAGAGATTCGGCTACCCGCCTTTGTAACGAAAACTGCAGACGAAATTGTCAGCGAAGCCATGGCTGCACGAATCATTGGTGGCACAATGAGCGGATCAACTGTAGCGAGCAATCTCTCGGCCACATCGGCAAGTTCAGGAGCGACACCCGGAAGTGAGGGGCGCGACCGTGGTTCTCGTGATCGAGGCGGACGAGGAGGCCCTCCTCAGGCCGGAAGTTCGTCAGGTGAAGACGCCATTACCGTCGAAGCCAAAGGGTATTTCGACAGGCTCGACACCAACCGGAATGGTTCCGTCGATCCCGATGAGTGGAGTGTAAGTAGACGACTGAAGCCACTGTTTGAAAAAGTTGGGGCTGACCTCACAAAATCACTGACTCTCGAAGAGTTCACTGTCAGTTATCGCAAGACCAAGTAG
- a CDS encoding 3-keto-disaccharide hydrolase yields the protein MRILAAGVPFFVSQMSAPAAYQILAEDVQPASAMNPMNSAAAGQETSANPPVEKPMPPPPNSPVMMVDEVVPPAVPKETPSSPMPTSPMPDKAGAQASDAKQPTKQPEPKPKSADQPAEPKKTEPAKQPAPPKPAPSKPAPPKPAPTKPAAPPKQVDKPFLSPTGVDLKKGAIRVEDAGPDFALQGEYMAWDWSAEKGWHWLGIQVVATGDGTFEAIAYPGGLPGNGVASRATMPIGTPQIKADSELLPTLWQGSGKATPEGLMITFNEPSEGRKFVTKDGQTGQLFRGDGALISQAVKWSRKSQREGARPPANAVILFDGTDNGQLKNLKISPEGLMQIGSETKGAWQNFHFHAEFKTPFMPFAKGQARANSGFYLQKRYEVQVLDSFGLIPQFNDAAAIYRNKMPDLNMSFPPLSWQTYDIQFQAPLFDEQGTKIQNGRLTVWHNGIVVQNHVSLENKTGGGSKEGPEALPILFQNHGNPVEFRNLWLAELSPQVLLASTTQPVPACLPVVATPHACVSTTPCCPPAKHRRPARCRR from the coding sequence ATGCGCATTTTGGCGGCTGGTGTTCCCTTTTTTGTCAGCCAGATGTCGGCTCCCGCAGCTTATCAAATTCTCGCTGAGGATGTTCAGCCAGCATCGGCCATGAATCCGATGAACTCGGCTGCAGCCGGTCAGGAAACGAGTGCCAATCCACCCGTCGAAAAGCCTATGCCACCCCCACCGAATTCACCCGTGATGATGGTCGACGAAGTGGTTCCTCCAGCAGTTCCCAAAGAGACTCCCTCTTCGCCCATGCCCACTTCGCCCATGCCAGATAAAGCCGGCGCGCAAGCATCGGACGCAAAACAGCCGACAAAGCAGCCGGAGCCAAAACCAAAGAGCGCAGATCAACCTGCGGAACCCAAAAAAACTGAGCCAGCGAAGCAGCCAGCACCACCCAAACCGGCACCATCGAAGCCCGCGCCACCAAAGCCGGCTCCGACCAAGCCAGCCGCACCACCCAAACAAGTCGATAAACCCTTTCTGTCACCGACCGGCGTGGATCTGAAAAAAGGGGCGATTCGGGTAGAGGATGCCGGGCCCGATTTTGCTCTCCAGGGCGAATATATGGCCTGGGATTGGTCTGCAGAAAAAGGTTGGCACTGGTTGGGAATTCAAGTCGTTGCCACAGGAGATGGGACGTTTGAAGCCATCGCTTATCCCGGCGGATTACCCGGCAATGGAGTCGCTTCACGTGCCACCATGCCCATCGGAACTCCGCAAATCAAGGCCGATTCGGAGTTATTGCCAACGCTTTGGCAAGGGAGTGGCAAAGCCACACCGGAAGGTTTGATGATCACCTTTAATGAACCTTCCGAAGGACGAAAATTCGTCACGAAAGATGGGCAGACCGGCCAACTCTTCAGAGGTGACGGTGCCTTGATTTCCCAGGCCGTCAAGTGGTCGCGAAAGAGCCAGCGTGAGGGAGCACGACCACCAGCCAATGCCGTGATACTGTTTGATGGGACAGACAACGGCCAGTTGAAAAACTTGAAAATTTCGCCCGAAGGTCTCATGCAGATTGGTTCCGAAACCAAAGGGGCTTGGCAGAACTTCCATTTTCATGCCGAGTTCAAGACCCCCTTTATGCCGTTCGCTAAAGGTCAGGCACGGGCCAACAGCGGCTTTTATCTGCAGAAACGCTATGAGGTGCAGGTACTGGATTCGTTTGGGCTGATTCCGCAGTTCAACGATGCCGCTGCCATCTATCGCAACAAAATGCCCGACTTGAACATGTCGTTTCCGCCACTTTCCTGGCAGACCTATGACATCCAGTTCCAGGCACCCCTGTTCGACGAACAGGGAACCAAAATTCAGAATGGGCGACTGACAGTCTGGCACAACGGCATCGTGGTCCAGAATCACGTTTCATTGGAAAACAAAACCGGGGGTGGCAGCAAAGAAGGGCCTGAAGCGCTGCCGATTCTGTTCCAGAATCACGGAAATCCTGTTGAATTCCGCAATCTCTGGTTAGCGGAACTGTCACCCCAGGTGCTACTGGCCAGCACAACTCAGCCAGTGCCCGCATGTTTACCAGTCGTTGCCACGCCCCACGCCTGTGTTTCGACCACGCCCTGTTGTCCTCCCGCAAAACATCGTCGTCCGGCACGCTGCCGAAGATAA
- a CDS encoding carboxypeptidase-like regulatory domain-containing protein has product MKSFELVKSLAVVAVCAGVLSPAGIVSAGEVAPAVKPVAPVSDITLVSGQLNGRVVDAQGVSLNGAQVVIKQNGQEVARTNSDKNGQFSVNGLKGGVYQVSAGNSEGTYRVWTERTAPPSSKNGIVMVSSPSTVRAQGGSMFNPVNTTAIVLGATGTVLGAVALNEANNNDAPKTP; this is encoded by the coding sequence ATGAAGAGTTTCGAATTGGTAAAGAGCCTGGCTGTGGTCGCTGTCTGTGCCGGCGTGTTGTCGCCAGCAGGTATCGTTTCAGCCGGTGAAGTAGCTCCAGCTGTTAAGCCAGTGGCTCCAGTCAGTGACATCACTCTGGTGAGTGGTCAGCTGAACGGTCGCGTGGTCGATGCCCAGGGTGTTTCCCTGAACGGCGCTCAGGTTGTTATTAAGCAGAATGGCCAGGAAGTTGCTCGCACAAACAGCGACAAGAACGGTCAGTTCAGCGTTAATGGCCTCAAGGGTGGCGTCTATCAGGTCTCTGCTGGCAACAGCGAAGGCACCTACCGCGTCTGGACCGAGCGGACAGCTCCTCCTTCATCCAAGAACGGCATTGTCATGGTTTCTTCCCCCAGCACTGTCCGTGCTCAAGGAGGTTCCATGTTCAACCCCGTCAATACCACCGCCATCGTTCTTGGTGCCACTGGTACAGTTCTGGGTGCCGTGGCTTTGAACGAAGCCAACAACAACGACGCTCCCAAGACACCATAA
- a CDS encoding DUF3467 domain-containing protein — MADAQSATGSNGNSTLNVAQPQIQEPADLKPLYSNFARVAGTPEEVVVDFGLDPMPFSNTARQIKISERVVMNYYTAKRLWAALGASLQRFEQAFGPLEIDVSKRAKQLPETNRNS, encoded by the coding sequence ATGGCCGATGCACAATCTGCGACTGGTTCGAATGGAAACAGCACTCTGAACGTGGCACAGCCGCAAATTCAGGAACCTGCCGATCTCAAACCGCTGTACTCAAATTTCGCGCGTGTCGCGGGGACACCCGAGGAAGTTGTCGTCGATTTCGGGCTGGATCCCATGCCGTTTTCAAATACGGCTCGTCAGATCAAGATTTCCGAGCGAGTCGTCATGAACTACTACACCGCCAAGCGGCTGTGGGCAGCTTTGGGAGCCTCACTGCAGCGATTCGAGCAGGCTTTTGGCCCACTGGAAATTGATGTTTCCAAACGTGCCAAGCAGCTTCCAGAAACCAATCGAAATAGCTGA
- the flgB gene encoding flagellar basal body rod protein FlgB, which produces MFNHLLTSQTSNLLKQTAKFAELRQDVLAGNVANIDTPGYRMRDLPVADFQNALKKAYESQTAQPASLHPPLANPENPLTELISPSATSVHTTNFFPESLFQASEKKTQPGITFQDANNRSIEQQMTQISKNSMLQSFATELLNLQYNQLQSVISEQV; this is translated from the coding sequence ATGTTCAATCACCTGCTCACATCACAAACGTCAAACCTGCTCAAACAAACAGCCAAGTTTGCAGAACTCAGGCAGGATGTCCTCGCAGGAAACGTAGCCAATATCGATACTCCCGGCTATCGCATGCGCGATCTGCCTGTAGCCGACTTTCAGAATGCACTCAAAAAAGCTTATGAATCACAGACAGCACAGCCAGCCAGTCTGCATCCGCCTTTAGCAAATCCGGAAAATCCTTTAACAGAACTCATCTCACCTTCAGCCACATCAGTTCACACCACGAATTTCTTTCCCGAGTCTCTCTTCCAGGCCAGTGAAAAGAAAACCCAGCCGGGTATTACCTTTCAGGATGCAAACAATCGCAGCATCGAACAGCAGATGACACAGATCTCCAAAAACTCGATGTTGCAAAGTTTTGCGACCGAATTATTGAATCTGCAATATAACCAGCTTCAATCAGTCATCAGCGAACAGGTCTAA
- the fliE gene encoding flagellar hook-basal body complex protein FliE codes for MTNMISQPAFLPAPAQAVPFTAWSQPLALPESVPNTQPTVSFADLLSQSLDATNGQQQQMHSQIAGSLTGSDLSMVETFSAAREADLALKLTLQIRNKLIEAYREIQNLQL; via the coding sequence ATGACAAACATGATCTCACAACCGGCGTTTTTACCTGCCCCCGCTCAGGCCGTCCCATTTACGGCCTGGTCGCAGCCACTGGCACTGCCAGAATCGGTTCCAAACACTCAACCCACAGTCTCTTTCGCGGATTTATTGAGCCAGTCGCTGGATGCCACCAACGGCCAGCAACAACAGATGCATTCCCAGATTGCCGGAAGTTTGACAGGCTCTGACTTGTCGATGGTCGAAACCTTTTCAGCTGCTCGGGAAGCTGATCTGGCATTGAAACTGACTTTGCAGATTCGCAATAAGCTGATCGAGGCCTATCGCGAAATCCAAAACTTGCAGCTTTAA
- a CDS encoding PilZ domain-containing protein, with translation MTKNLRGNLEVSRVTKSLFRLKSLTERLPAVDQLNKGIESRLQAASSHSVALQKGRQEGVPEMTGAHENMPPADAEKLEQLHGIEPERVAAPVEYNPFPSHNDPFGTSHFAPRQDDESERRQDWRIDLSIKVSVLRVSKERLPLPQILDDMLTHHGSPGEALDVSFSGCAVAVPIRWLPGERLVIRLMAAQTAMGAIDAVAIVVRATDLGRGRFKLVCRFQAPMTASQLERLSWSAQDPWSLPTAEESAWQTCDAHEIQNVWASTFDELMRHDQLPVSCEV, from the coding sequence ATGACGAAGAATCTCCGTGGGAATCTGGAAGTCTCCCGAGTGACCAAATCACTCTTCAGGCTGAAATCACTAACAGAAAGGCTGCCTGCTGTTGACCAGTTGAACAAGGGGATTGAATCGCGATTGCAGGCTGCCAGTTCTCATTCTGTTGCGCTTCAAAAGGGCCGGCAAGAAGGTGTTCCAGAGATGACAGGGGCACATGAGAATATGCCTCCGGCTGATGCCGAGAAACTCGAACAATTGCATGGGATTGAACCGGAACGAGTTGCTGCGCCTGTGGAATACAACCCATTTCCATCTCATAACGATCCTTTTGGAACTTCACATTTTGCTCCCAGACAGGATGACGAGAGCGAACGACGACAGGATTGGCGGATTGATCTTTCGATCAAGGTTTCGGTGCTTCGAGTGAGTAAAGAGAGGCTGCCTTTACCACAGATTCTGGATGATATGCTGACGCATCATGGTTCGCCAGGTGAGGCACTCGATGTGAGTTTTAGTGGCTGCGCGGTCGCTGTTCCGATCCGCTGGCTCCCTGGAGAACGACTCGTCATTCGGTTAATGGCTGCACAAACAGCCATGGGAGCGATTGATGCTGTCGCGATTGTGGTGAGAGCCACCGATCTGGGGCGCGGAAGGTTCAAGCTGGTCTGCCGGTTTCAGGCACCGATGACGGCCTCTCAGCTCGAGCGACTCTCGTGGTCGGCACAAGATCCGTGGTCGCTACCTACTGCCGAAGAATCGGCCTGGCAGACCTGCGATGCTCATGAAATCCAGAATGTCTGGGCATCGACCTTTGATGAGCTGATGCGGCACGATCAGTTGCCGGTCTCGTGCGAAGTTTAG
- a CDS encoding CinA family protein yields the protein MPTPLEQAAARLAGKLADSKQRLILAESCTAGLVSATLAQTPGISTWLCGSAVVYQEQTKTTWLGVSPSTLAQYTAISREVAQEMATGVLQLTPQADIAAAITGHLGPHAPIPQDGEVHAAIVFRDTTHLLKSTYWHLPSQVPAENSETLRVWRQHEVARLFLEFVTEQILGPSQNLQ from the coding sequence ATGCCCACACCTCTCGAACAGGCAGCAGCCAGGCTGGCGGGCAAACTAGCCGATAGCAAACAGAGGTTAATCCTTGCCGAGAGCTGTACGGCTGGATTGGTCAGCGCCACCTTGGCACAGACTCCCGGCATCAGTACCTGGCTCTGTGGATCTGCCGTCGTCTATCAGGAACAGACCAAAACCACTTGGCTGGGAGTTTCTCCATCAACTTTGGCCCAGTACACCGCCATCAGTCGTGAAGTGGCTCAAGAGATGGCGACTGGTGTGCTGCAGTTGACCCCTCAGGCAGATATCGCTGCCGCCATTACAGGTCATCTGGGGCCCCATGCACCGATCCCACAGGATGGTGAAGTCCATGCAGCGATCGTTTTTCGAGACACAACTCATTTACTGAAAAGCACTTACTGGCATTTGCCCTCTCAAGTTCCTGCGGAGAATTCCGAAACACTACGCGTCTGGCGGCAACACGAAGTCGCACGCCTGTTCCTCGAATTTGTGACAGAACAGATCCTTGGCCCCAGCCAGAATCTCCAATAA
- a CDS encoding type III pantothenate kinase encodes MTQTWSLAIDSGNSRVKFGLFRDQSHAQFEEPIEFLALDLQSPLPVEILKQWCRRALASGANKLQSIAGGSNPRALDCLLAAWPEVAMSSDDAAEQSFWPRPHVLRSGLDLPIVIDVDAPERVGLDRLFNAVAGNTIRLPDQPAILVDAGTATTIDWVDSTGRFCGGAILPGIELGARALHQYTALLPLIGRQELSAPHPHVIGRNTRAAMSSGLFWGHVGAIREISTRLSAHTQPPVLLLTGGSAGILAGEFPRARLVPALGLWGMILSMPSES; translated from the coding sequence ATGACGCAGACCTGGTCTCTGGCGATTGATTCGGGAAACAGCCGGGTAAAATTTGGCCTCTTTCGCGATCAAAGCCATGCTCAATTCGAAGAGCCGATCGAATTTCTGGCGCTCGATCTGCAATCTCCCCTGCCGGTCGAGATCCTGAAACAATGGTGCCGGAGGGCTTTGGCCTCGGGTGCCAATAAGCTGCAATCGATTGCTGGTGGATCCAATCCAAGAGCACTCGATTGTTTGCTGGCTGCCTGGCCAGAAGTTGCCATGAGTTCTGATGATGCAGCGGAACAGAGCTTCTGGCCACGCCCCCACGTGCTGAGGAGTGGCCTGGATTTGCCGATCGTCATTGATGTCGATGCCCCGGAACGTGTGGGTCTGGATCGACTTTTCAACGCAGTTGCGGGGAACACGATTCGCTTACCCGATCAACCAGCCATACTGGTCGATGCAGGAACAGCGACCACCATTGACTGGGTCGATTCGACAGGCCGGTTCTGTGGAGGTGCGATACTTCCCGGGATTGAACTGGGGGCTCGCGCTCTGCATCAGTACACAGCGTTACTTCCACTGATCGGCCGGCAGGAACTGAGTGCTCCTCATCCTCATGTGATTGGCCGGAATACCCGTGCTGCCATGTCGAGCGGACTCTTCTGGGGGCATGTGGGAGCGATTCGCGAAATTTCGACTCGATTATCGGCCCACACTCAGCCCCCCGTCCTGCTGCTGACGGGGGGAAGTGCAGGAATTCTGGCGGGTGAATTCCCACGAGCGCGCCTGGTTCCTGCCCTGGGGCTCTGGGGCATGATCCTTTCAATGCCCTCAGAGTCGTGA
- a CDS encoding sulfatase, with translation MVWRHSVHFSSICLVGICLVGISSISDWAQGAEQTQTTGKPNVIIFYADDLGWGETGIQGNPQIPTPHIDSLAKNGIRCTQGYVAATYCSPSRAGLLTGRYPTRFGHEFNRIANVSGLDLQETTLADRLHNLGYKTACVGKWHLGDGPEYRPTKRGFDEFFGTLANTPFFHPTKFVDSRVSNDVAEVSDENFYTTDEYAKRSVEWIEQQQQSPWFLYLPFNAQHAPLQAPQKYLDRFESITDPKRKLFAAMMSAMDDAIGQVLGKVRELGQEENTLVFFIADNGGPTQGTTSQNGPLRGFKMTTFEGGTRVPFLVQWKGKLPAGKTYNNPVINLDVLPTVLTAAGSKIDPAWKLDGVDLVPYFTGSIANKPHETLYWRFGEQWAVRHGDWKLVVARGGSGQPELYDLASDIAESKNLAAENPAKVKELQALWDQWSHEQAAPKVIDQPNNAKKAGNKKGAKKKAATGSAT, from the coding sequence ATGGTTTGGCGTCACAGCGTCCATTTCTCTTCGATCTGTCTCGTGGGGATCTGTCTGGTGGGGATCTCGTCGATTTCCGATTGGGCACAAGGTGCTGAGCAAACTCAGACCACCGGGAAGCCGAATGTCATCATCTTCTACGCGGATGACCTCGGATGGGGGGAAACCGGGATTCAGGGGAATCCGCAGATCCCCACGCCACACATCGACTCACTCGCTAAAAATGGGATACGGTGCACTCAAGGTTATGTCGCAGCGACCTACTGCAGTCCTTCCCGAGCCGGCTTGTTGACCGGCCGCTATCCCACCCGCTTCGGGCATGAGTTCAATCGTATTGCCAATGTCTCCGGCCTCGATCTTCAGGAAACAACTCTGGCTGATCGCCTGCATAACTTAGGCTACAAAACAGCCTGTGTCGGCAAATGGCACCTCGGAGACGGCCCCGAGTATCGACCCACAAAACGAGGTTTTGACGAGTTCTTTGGCACACTCGCGAACACCCCGTTTTTTCATCCCACAAAGTTTGTCGATTCCCGAGTCTCGAATGATGTCGCAGAAGTCTCCGACGAAAACTTTTACACCACAGACGAATACGCCAAACGCTCGGTGGAGTGGATTGAACAGCAACAGCAGTCACCATGGTTTTTGTATCTTCCATTCAATGCACAGCATGCTCCACTGCAGGCTCCCCAGAAGTACCTTGATCGCTTTGAATCGATCACAGATCCCAAGCGTAAACTCTTCGCAGCCATGATGTCCGCCATGGATGACGCCATTGGTCAGGTACTGGGCAAGGTGCGAGAACTGGGGCAGGAAGAAAACACTCTGGTCTTCTTCATCGCAGACAATGGGGGCCCGACTCAGGGCACGACATCTCAGAATGGGCCTTTGCGAGGCTTCAAAATGACCACCTTCGAAGGGGGCACACGCGTGCCGTTCCTCGTTCAATGGAAAGGTAAGCTCCCTGCCGGAAAAACTTACAACAATCCCGTCATCAACCTGGATGTTCTGCCGACCGTGCTGACCGCAGCAGGGAGCAAAATCGATCCCGCCTGGAAGCTGGATGGCGTCGATCTGGTGCCTTATTTCACAGGTTCGATCGCAAACAAGCCCCACGAAACCTTGTACTGGCGATTTGGTGAGCAATGGGCTGTTCGCCATGGTGATTGGAAGCTGGTAGTCGCCCGCGGTGGCAGTGGACAACCCGAACTCTACGATCTGGCCAGCGATATTGCCGAGTCGAAAAATCTCGCTGCAGAAAACCCGGCCAAGGTCAAAGAATTGCAGGCTCTATGGGATCAATGGAGTCACGAACAGGCCGCTCCCAAAGTTATTGACCAGCCCAACAACGCCAAGAAGGCTGGAAACAAAAAAGGAGCCAAGAAGAAAGCCGCAACCGGTTCCGCCACCTAG